In the genome of Pseudomonas sp. B33.4, the window ATCTCGCCGATCACTTGCACCAGTTTCTTGTTGTTGATGCCGTAACGCGTGGCGACTTCCATGCGCTGGTGGTCTTTACGCGGGCGGATGCGCCCCAGCACAAATTGCTCGCTGACCTGAATCGCCAGTTGCGGGCCGTGGGCCTGGGCGATCAGATCGAGCATTAAATCGATGGAAGCGGTACCGCCCGCCGAGGTGATGCGCCGGCGGTCGATCTCGAACAGCTCCTGGGTCACGCTGAGCTGTGGATAAGATTCCTTGAACGCGTCGATGGCTTCCCAGTGCAAGGTCAGGCGATGACCGTCGAGCAGGCCCGCTTCAGCGAGGACAAAGCTACCGGTGTCGATGGCGCCGAGGGTCACGCCGTCGTTATCCAGCCGCCGCAACCAGTGCTCCAGGGTTGGCGTGGCGAACTTCAGCGGCTCAAACCCGGCCACCACCAGCAGCGTCGCGCCTTTCTTCAACGGCTCCAGTGCCGCGTCGGCGTTGACCGACATGCCGTTGCTCGCCAACACCGCCCCGCCATCAGCACTCAACACATGCCAGCGGTACAGCTCGCCACGAAAGCGGTTGGCCACGCGCAGCGGTTCGATCGCGGAAATAAAGCCGATGGCGGAGAACCCCGGCATCAGCAGAAAATAGAAATCCTGGGACATGGGCGCACTCGATTCGCGGGTAACGAGAGGGAGGGGAGCGTGGCTCGTTGATACGCCGATTGTCGTCGGCGTTCAAGGGCACAGGTCGCTACAGTGCAAATGCCAGTCGCCGCAGTGCGCTTTCATGGGCGTATAGCTGCGTAACTTTGCATCACCGGCACGACAGATGCCGGAACTCACAATAAACGACCTGCCGAGGAACCCGACATGAAACGACTGATCAGCAGCTGTGTTCTTGCACTCAGCGGTACCGCTTTCTTGAGCGCCAGCGTCATGGCGGCGGAACCCGCCTCGTGCCAGAACGTACGCATGGGCGTGGTCAACTGGACCGACGTGATCGCCACCAGTGCCATGACCCAGGTCCTGCTCGACGGCCTCGGCTACAACACCAAACAAACCAGCGCCTCCCAGCAAATCATCTTCGCCGGGATCCGCGATCAGCGCCTGGACCTGTTCCTCGGTTACTGGAACCCGCTGATGACCCAGACCATCACCCCGTTCGTCGACGCCAATCAGGTCAAAGTCCTCGACGCACCGAGCCTGAAAGACGCCCGCGCGACCCTCGCGGTGCCGACTTATCTAGCTGACAAGGGCCTGAAAACCTTTGCCGACATCGCCAAGTTCCAGAAAGAACTGGGCGGCAAGATCTACGGCATCGAGCCAGGCTCGGGCGCCAACACGCAGATCAAGGCAATGATCGCCAAGAACCAGTTCGGCCTCGGCAAATTCCAGTTGGTCGAGTCCAGTGAGGCCGGCATGCTCGCCGCTGTCGACCGCGCCGTGCGCCGCAAAGAGGCCGTGGTGTTCTTCGGCTGGGCGCCGCACCCGATGAACGTCAACGTGCAGATGACTTATCTCACCGGCAGTGAAGACGCCCTTGGCCCGAACGAAGGCATGGCCACGGTATGGACCGTCACTGCGCCGAAATACGCCGAGCAGTGCCCGAACATCGGTCGCCTGCTGACCAACCTGACGTTCACCGCCGAAGACGAGAGCCGGATGATGCAGCCGCTGCTCGACCACAAGGACGCCTTCGAATCGGCCAAGCAATGGCTCAAGGATCACCCGGAAGACAAGCAGCGCTGGC includes:
- a CDS encoding choline ABC transporter substrate-binding protein — its product is MKRLISSCVLALSGTAFLSASVMAAEPASCQNVRMGVVNWTDVIATSAMTQVLLDGLGYNTKQTSASQQIIFAGIRDQRLDLFLGYWNPLMTQTITPFVDANQVKVLDAPSLKDARATLAVPTYLADKGLKTFADIAKFQKELGGKIYGIEPGSGANTQIKAMIAKNQFGLGKFQLVESSEAGMLAAVDRAVRRKEAVVFFGWAPHPMNVNVQMTYLTGSEDALGPNEGMATVWTVTAPKYAEQCPNIGRLLTNLTFTAEDESRMMQPLLDHKDAFESAKQWLKDHPEDKQRWLEGVTTFDGKPAAENLQLTSK